The Streptomyces sp. NBC_01142 genome has a window encoding:
- a CDS encoding acyl carrier protein yields the protein MPSDPTAARILAEVTAMLVETVGDEFLLVDEVTLKTTFNEDLALESIEFVALAELLQQRYGAAVDLIGFLAEKDMEEILAMTVGDLVSHIAAAVPSASSASSVSSASSAPSAPAA from the coding sequence ATGCCATCTGACCCCACGGCCGCACGGATACTCGCGGAGGTCACCGCCATGCTCGTGGAGACGGTCGGCGACGAGTTCCTCCTCGTGGACGAGGTCACCCTGAAGACCACCTTCAACGAGGATCTGGCGCTGGAGAGCATCGAGTTCGTCGCACTCGCCGAGCTGCTGCAGCAGCGCTACGGAGCGGCGGTGGACCTGATCGGTTTCCTGGCCGAGAAGGACATGGAGGAGATCCTGGCCATGACCGTCGGCGACCTGGTCTCCCACATCGCCGCGGCCGTGCCCTCGGCCTCCTCCGCTTCCTCGGTCTCCTCTGCTTCCTCCGCTCCTTCGGCCCCGGCAGCCTGA
- a CDS encoding alpha/beta fold hydrolase yields the protein MADIHANATRFHVHRLSGDGTGAAVVFLHGLVVDNLSSFYCTLALPTAQAGHDVVLYDQRGHGRTERPPTGYDAATAVRDLTALLAALDLDERPVHLIGNSYGGTLALHTALARPDLVAGLILIEAPLSGPWIENMLDTLSVAALDLEGSQVPQELASIGARKAARLTATADALLNRTTLIDDIAASRPFTPADFARVRCPVLAVCGEHSELVPGARELARHAPHCTVRVLPGLGHDVLQGGTGELRRAVLDRLAEAARRQPEAVTV from the coding sequence ATGGCCGACATCCACGCCAACGCGACCCGCTTCCATGTCCACCGGCTCTCCGGCGACGGCACGGGCGCGGCCGTCGTCTTCCTGCACGGTCTGGTCGTCGACAACCTCTCCAGCTTCTACTGCACGCTCGCCCTCCCCACCGCCCAGGCCGGACACGACGTCGTCCTGTACGACCAGCGCGGCCACGGCCGCACCGAACGCCCGCCCACCGGCTACGACGCCGCCACCGCCGTACGCGACCTGACTGCCCTGCTCGCCGCCCTCGATCTCGACGAACGCCCCGTCCACCTCATAGGCAACAGCTACGGCGGCACCCTCGCACTGCACACCGCGCTCGCCCGCCCCGACCTCGTGGCCGGGCTCATCCTGATCGAGGCTCCGCTGAGCGGTCCCTGGATCGAGAACATGCTCGACACGCTCTCTGTCGCCGCCCTGGACCTCGAAGGCAGCCAGGTGCCGCAGGAACTCGCCTCGATCGGAGCGCGCAAGGCCGCCCGGCTCACCGCCACGGCCGACGCACTGCTGAACCGCACCACCCTGATCGACGACATCGCGGCGAGCCGGCCGTTCACACCCGCGGACTTCGCCCGGGTGCGCTGCCCCGTGCTGGCAGTCTGCGGGGAGCACTCCGAACTCGTGCCGGGCGCCCGGGAACTGGCCCGCCACGCGCCGCACTGCACCGTCCGTGTCCTGCCGGGTCTGGGCCACGACGTCCTCCAGGGCGGCACCGGGGAGTTGCGGCGTGCGGTGCTGGACCGGCTGGCCGAGGCCGCGCGCCGGCAGCCCGAGGCGGTGACCGTATGA
- a CDS encoding glycosyltransferase, translated as MKVLFVVPPLAGHINPTVAVAAELAARGHRVAWSGPAEVLPRLLPATAELFPAGDRAGSSDYGTLHAHWRDLRGVAALRFLWEEALIPLAHAMLPGVEAAADAYAPDLLVVDQQALAGAVIAQRLGLPWVTSATTSAEFTRPFAGFPKVGEWVADRIAGLLAACGAPGGWDPRFSDRLVLVFSTPALVGADELYPEHYAFVGPALGQRPAHATPFAWQRLDPVRRRVLVSLGTLNREAGGRFYATVLQTAEQLADRVQLILAAPADLVGDVPDHLLLQEYVPQLQLLPHLDAVVSHGGHNTVCEALAHGLPLVVAPIRDDQPIVAQQVAAAGAGIRVRFGRPRAGELRDALEAVLDEPAHRRAARRIQASFAAAGGAAAAADRLEKLT; from the coding sequence ATGAAGGTGCTGTTCGTCGTTCCACCGCTCGCCGGACACATCAACCCCACGGTCGCCGTCGCCGCCGAACTGGCCGCACGCGGGCACCGGGTCGCCTGGAGCGGACCGGCCGAAGTACTGCCGCGGCTTCTGCCCGCGACCGCGGAGCTCTTTCCCGCCGGCGACCGTGCCGGGTCCTCGGACTACGGCACGCTGCACGCGCACTGGCGCGATCTGCGCGGCGTCGCCGCCCTGCGCTTCCTATGGGAGGAGGCGCTCATTCCGCTCGCCCACGCCATGCTGCCCGGTGTCGAGGCGGCGGCCGACGCGTACGCCCCCGATCTGCTCGTCGTCGACCAGCAGGCGCTTGCCGGAGCGGTGATCGCTCAGCGGCTCGGGCTTCCCTGGGTGACGTCCGCGACGACCTCGGCCGAGTTCACCCGGCCCTTCGCCGGCTTTCCGAAGGTGGGGGAGTGGGTGGCGGACCGGATCGCCGGACTGCTCGCCGCATGCGGCGCACCCGGCGGCTGGGATCCCCGCTTCTCGGACCGCCTGGTCCTGGTCTTCTCCACCCCCGCACTCGTCGGCGCGGACGAGCTGTACCCCGAGCACTACGCATTCGTCGGCCCCGCGCTGGGCCAGCGCCCCGCCCACGCCACACCCTTCGCCTGGCAGCGGCTCGATCCCGTACGGCGCCGGGTCCTGGTCTCGCTCGGCACGCTCAACCGGGAGGCGGGCGGCCGCTTCTACGCCACCGTCCTGCAGACCGCGGAACAGCTGGCCGACCGGGTGCAGCTGATCCTGGCCGCGCCCGCGGACCTGGTCGGCGACGTGCCGGATCACCTCCTGCTCCAGGAGTACGTCCCCCAACTCCAGCTGCTGCCCCACCTCGACGCCGTGGTCAGCCACGGCGGGCACAACACCGTGTGCGAGGCGCTCGCCCACGGCCTGCCCCTGGTCGTCGCGCCCATCCGCGACGACCAGCCGATCGTCGCGCAGCAGGTCGCGGCCGCCGGGGCCGGAATCCGGGTGCGCTTCGGCCGGCCCCGCGCGGGCGAGCTCCGCGACGCACTCGAAGCCGTCCTCGACGAACCCGCCCACCGGCGGGCCGCCCGCCGCATCCAGGCCTCCTTCGCCGCGGCCGGCGGAGCCGCCGCCGCGGCCGACAGGTTGGAGAAGCTGACATGA
- a CDS encoding class I SAM-dependent methyltransferase: protein MTQPRTQPRTRVPWAAVAVLAGLTAGTVRARRRLAGVPVLDPLPTPDNAPPPHGWHLISARGVDVDQATLHAAAAHAEQAGLHVLDLLPGRLDTERALGLLRILDLGESHSHYDRTAQARGAGHAVLVSEDVRRRAKIECDSGLGSAELHTLLRRLKEYAPAETGVAIAPRLAAPAPDPALRAEELRAQGLPPSLVAATQLAGLALLARAAVADRRWGAAAAALYCLQPALVLGGPGSPLRPADLARTTAARPLRSLGAALRTAVSDRPGPAGPSPELEALRPYYTAELKAGADRFLEPRRPDCPWCGSDRLSVRTRMPDLLQGKPGRFTLEQCGDCGHVFQNPRLSLDGLDFYYRDFYEGLGVSGAAHVFGSMGRSYRARAAMLKPFGTPAAWLDVGTGHGHFCDSARDIWPDTRFDGLDMAAAVREAEARGWVATAHHGQFPELAAGLVRRYDTVSMYHYLEHTRDPLAELDAAAEVLPPGGHLLIELPDPESRLARLLGPYWLPWFQPQHQHLMPVANLRQALAERGFTVLAEEHGAAHQSCDFFGAVLLTANRLAPHPYAPWGPGTAPWTRRWARAAVRTVSLPCFAVAAALDGVRAAVARATDGGNAYRLVARRTSPARDAE, encoded by the coding sequence ATGACGCAGCCCCGTACCCAGCCCCGTACCCGAGTCCCGTGGGCGGCCGTCGCCGTACTCGCCGGGCTCACGGCCGGCACCGTGCGAGCCCGTCGCCGACTGGCCGGCGTACCCGTGCTGGATCCGCTCCCCACCCCGGACAACGCGCCGCCCCCGCACGGCTGGCACCTGATCAGCGCCCGAGGAGTCGACGTCGACCAAGCCACCCTCCACGCTGCTGCCGCCCACGCGGAACAGGCCGGTCTGCACGTCCTTGACCTGCTCCCGGGCCGCCTGGACACGGAGCGTGCTCTGGGTCTGCTCCGCATTCTCGACCTCGGCGAATCCCACTCCCACTACGACCGCACGGCCCAGGCGCGCGGCGCAGGACACGCGGTTCTCGTCTCCGAGGACGTCCGGCGCAGGGCGAAAATCGAGTGCGACAGCGGCCTCGGGTCGGCGGAACTGCACACGCTCCTGCGGCGTTTGAAGGAGTACGCCCCCGCGGAGACCGGCGTCGCCATCGCCCCCCGCCTGGCAGCCCCCGCCCCCGACCCCGCCCTGCGTGCCGAAGAGCTGCGCGCCCAGGGGCTGCCCCCGAGCCTGGTGGCCGCCACTCAACTGGCAGGTCTGGCCCTCCTCGCCCGCGCCGCCGTCGCGGACCGGCGTTGGGGCGCCGCGGCCGCCGCCCTGTACTGCCTCCAGCCGGCTCTGGTCCTCGGCGGCCCCGGCAGCCCGCTGCGCCCGGCCGATCTGGCCCGCACCACTGCCGCGCGGCCCCTGCGCTCCCTCGGCGCCGCGCTGCGTACCGCGGTGAGCGACCGCCCGGGCCCGGCCGGACCGTCGCCCGAACTGGAGGCCCTGCGCCCGTACTACACAGCCGAACTCAAGGCCGGCGCCGACCGGTTCCTCGAGCCCCGCCGCCCCGACTGCCCGTGGTGCGGCTCCGACCGGCTCTCCGTACGCACCCGCATGCCCGATCTGCTCCAGGGCAAGCCGGGCCGCTTCACTCTCGAACAGTGCGGCGACTGCGGGCACGTCTTCCAGAACCCCCGACTCTCCCTCGACGGCCTCGACTTCTACTACCGGGACTTCTACGAGGGGCTCGGCGTCAGCGGCGCCGCCCACGTGTTCGGCTCGATGGGCCGCTCGTACCGCGCCCGCGCCGCCATGCTCAAACCGTTCGGCACGCCCGCCGCCTGGCTCGATGTGGGCACCGGACACGGCCACTTCTGCGACAGCGCGCGCGACATCTGGCCCGATACCCGCTTCGACGGGCTGGACATGGCCGCGGCGGTGCGCGAGGCGGAGGCCCGCGGCTGGGTCGCGACCGCCCACCACGGCCAGTTCCCCGAGCTCGCCGCGGGGCTCGTGCGCCGCTACGACACCGTCAGCATGTACCACTACCTGGAGCACACCCGCGACCCGCTCGCCGAGCTCGACGCGGCCGCCGAAGTGCTGCCCCCCGGCGGGCATCTGCTCATCGAGCTGCCCGACCCCGAATCGCGGCTCGCCCGCCTGCTGGGACCGTACTGGCTGCCCTGGTTCCAGCCCCAGCACCAACACCTCATGCCGGTCGCCAACCTCCGACAGGCCCTGGCCGAGCGGGGGTTCACCGTCCTGGCCGAGGAGCACGGCGCGGCCCACCAGTCCTGCGACTTCTTCGGCGCCGTCCTCCTCACAGCGAACCGGCTCGCCCCGCACCCGTACGCCCCCTGGGGGCCGGGCACGGCTCCCTGGACCCGTCGGTGGGCCCGCGCGGCCGTACGTACGGTGTCCCTGCCGTGCTTCGCCGTCGCCGCGGCCCTCGACGGGGTGCGTGCGGCAGTGGCCCGCGCCACCGACGGCGGAAACGCCTATCGCCTGGTGGCGCGCAGAACATCGCCCGCCCGCGATGCGGAGTAA
- a CDS encoding galactokinase, with protein sequence MQTNIQTDRVRDRTTDRTTDRVRDGQALDIARRPTADPLFRLVAYALESAHDRHPATVWSAPHAFHLGSPRLVAAAGWPVAAAAAPRDDGLVRLSSLAHPAQSCELPLTGPPPPHPDWAARTYALLRTMARAGYGRGGIDLHIHSTLTTAVGLSSAEPLECAVALAVADLHSGGARPRPPRGRLAALAEAAAPDGDEALRSAVLFARPGRALLLGDSRPRRIRFDPAEHGARLMLLVTRGGTEDTGRAVDSARRAGATASWWPGLQPGRSALVLLPQARLTDVRTAVAEEFRSRGRPVPRLLNITVAGAARHED encoded by the coding sequence ATGCAGACGAACATCCAGACGGACAGGGTGAGGGACAGGACGACGGACAGGACGACGGACAGGGTGAGGGACGGGCAGGCACTGGACATCGCCCGTCGCCCCACCGCCGACCCGCTCTTCCGGCTGGTCGCCTACGCCCTCGAGTCGGCACACGACCGCCACCCGGCCACGGTGTGGAGTGCCCCGCATGCCTTCCATCTCGGCTCGCCCCGCCTCGTCGCCGCCGCCGGCTGGCCGGTGGCCGCCGCCGCGGCACCGCGCGACGACGGCCTGGTGCGGCTGAGCTCGCTCGCCCACCCCGCGCAGAGCTGCGAACTCCCGCTCACCGGCCCGCCACCGCCCCACCCCGACTGGGCCGCCCGCACCTATGCGCTGCTGCGCACCATGGCCCGCGCCGGGTACGGCCGAGGGGGCATCGACCTGCACATCCACTCCACGTTGACGACCGCGGTCGGGCTGTCGAGCGCGGAGCCGCTGGAGTGCGCCGTGGCACTGGCCGTCGCCGACCTGCACTCCGGCGGGGCCAGACCGCGGCCGCCCCGCGGTCGGCTGGCCGCCCTCGCCGAGGCCGCCGCCCCCGACGGCGACGAAGCCCTGCGCAGTGCCGTGCTGTTCGCCCGGCCGGGGCGGGCACTGCTGCTGGGTGACAGCCGGCCGCGCCGCATCCGCTTCGACCCGGCCGAACACGGGGCGCGGCTGATGCTGCTGGTGACCCGCGGTGGCACGGAGGACACCGGTCGGGCGGTGGACAGCGCCCGGCGTGCGGGTGCCACGGCTTCCTGGTGGCCGGGACTCCAGCCGGGGCGCAGTGCCCTGGTGCTGCTGCCTCAGGCCCGGCTGACCGATGTACGTACCGCCGTGGCCGAGGAGTTCCGCAGCCGCGGACGCCCCGTGCCGCGCCTGTTGAACATCACCGTGGCGGGCGCGGCCCGCCACGAGGACTGA
- a CDS encoding alkaline phosphatase family protein, translating into MKPRPIPERTPDDRRAGRGRSGRRWRATATAIFSTICLVTALGVADSGAAEPRPPAEAALPAYEHVVVVVFENKQYGEIIGSANAPYINQLANAGASLTAMKALTHPSQPNYFNLFSGATQGITGDGCYTPQSMSAPNLGQELIAAGKTFATYNEDLPSEGSTACTNGQYAQKHNPWFAFNNVPLNTGKTWAQFPKDDFNQLPHLSFVVPNQCNDMHSCPVSTGDTWVKNNLGAYAQWAKANNSLLVLTWDEDNFLGSNQIATVFSGAEVKQGTYGSAYNHYNLLRTFEDLFGTTHAGNAANATPVTEVFGDGTPPPGGDLRLANPGAQSCKFNQNCTVQVTATGGKAPLRYSASGLPFILAIDPATGVISGKPWQTGTRQITVTVTDAAGASATTTFPLTVTWF; encoded by the coding sequence GTGAAACCAAGACCGATACCGGAACGGACACCGGACGACAGACGCGCCGGGAGAGGCAGGAGCGGCAGGCGGTGGCGGGCCACTGCTACCGCGATCTTCAGCACGATCTGCCTGGTCACCGCCCTCGGCGTGGCCGACTCCGGCGCCGCTGAGCCGCGGCCGCCGGCGGAAGCCGCGCTGCCCGCGTACGAGCACGTGGTCGTCGTCGTCTTCGAGAACAAGCAGTACGGCGAGATCATCGGCAGCGCCAACGCGCCCTACATCAACCAGCTCGCGAACGCGGGCGCCAGCCTGACCGCGATGAAGGCGCTGACCCACCCCAGCCAGCCGAACTACTTCAACCTCTTCTCCGGTGCCACCCAGGGCATCACGGGCGACGGCTGCTACACGCCACAGTCGATGAGCGCCCCCAACCTGGGACAGGAACTGATCGCCGCAGGCAAGACGTTCGCGACATACAACGAAGACCTGCCGAGTGAGGGTTCCACCGCCTGCACCAATGGACAGTACGCGCAGAAGCACAACCCCTGGTTCGCCTTCAACAACGTGCCCCTCAACACCGGCAAGACCTGGGCGCAGTTCCCCAAGGACGACTTCAACCAGCTGCCGCATCTGTCGTTCGTCGTACCGAACCAGTGCAACGACATGCACTCCTGCCCGGTCAGCACCGGCGACACCTGGGTGAAGAACAACCTCGGCGCCTACGCCCAGTGGGCCAAGGCCAACAACAGTCTGCTGGTGCTCACCTGGGACGAGGACAACTTCCTCGGCTCCAACCAGATCGCCACGGTCTTCTCCGGTGCCGAGGTCAAGCAGGGCACGTACGGCTCCGCGTACAACCACTACAACCTGCTGCGTACCTTCGAGGACCTGTTCGGCACCACCCATGCCGGCAACGCCGCGAACGCCACTCCCGTCACGGAGGTCTTCGGTGACGGCACTCCGCCGCCCGGCGGGGACCTGCGCCTGGCCAACCCCGGTGCGCAGAGCTGCAAGTTCAACCAGAACTGCACGGTCCAGGTCACCGCGACCGGCGGCAAGGCGCCGCTCAGGTACAGCGCGTCCGGGCTGCCGTTCATCCTCGCCATCGATCCCGCCACCGGCGTCATCAGCGGCAAGCCGTGGCAGACCGGCACACGGCAGATCACGGTCACGGTCACCGACGCGGCAGGAGCCTCGGCCACCACGACCTTCCCCCTGACCGTCACCTGGTTCTGA
- a CDS encoding MFS transporter yields the protein MALGAVSLVTDVSAEMITAVLPLYLVVGLGMSPLAFGALDGLYQGATVLSRLAGGHLADRGAQRRKRVAGSGYALSACCKLALLAATTPAAVGAVLAADRTGKGLRTAPRDALISLSCRPEEQGRAFGVHRAMDTAGALLGPLVAFAVLWAAHDGYDAVFVVSFCAAALGVLLLVLFIRDVRDAREPSSGTGRAEAAGASSSPQVRARVRPRGTLRTLVRIPGLPRLCLVAALLGVVTVSDSFLYLLLQRRLDLPAPYFPLLPVGTAAGFLLLAVPLGRLADRIGRRQVFLAGHAVLLVVYVLVLAPWGGGPAAALCALLLLGAFYAATDGVLMAAAGPLLPPRLKAGGLALVQTAQALARLTGSLLFGAAWMSFGPEGAMTTAAVALIVAVPVAAAFHRRSRA from the coding sequence ATCGCCCTCGGCGCGGTCAGCCTGGTCACGGATGTCTCCGCGGAGATGATCACCGCCGTACTGCCGCTCTATCTCGTCGTCGGCCTCGGCATGTCCCCGCTCGCCTTCGGCGCTCTCGACGGCCTCTACCAGGGCGCGACCGTTCTGTCCCGGCTGGCCGGAGGGCACCTCGCAGACCGCGGTGCCCAGCGCCGCAAACGTGTCGCGGGCAGCGGATACGCCCTGTCCGCCTGCTGCAAACTCGCCCTGCTCGCCGCGACGACACCCGCCGCCGTCGGCGCCGTTCTCGCGGCCGACCGCACCGGCAAGGGGCTGCGCACCGCTCCTCGCGATGCGCTCATCTCCCTGTCCTGCCGGCCCGAGGAGCAGGGCCGGGCCTTCGGCGTGCACCGGGCCATGGACACCGCGGGAGCACTGCTCGGCCCGCTCGTGGCCTTCGCGGTGCTGTGGGCCGCGCACGACGGCTACGACGCCGTGTTCGTGGTCAGCTTCTGCGCCGCCGCACTGGGTGTGCTGCTGCTGGTGCTCTTCATACGGGATGTACGCGACGCCCGGGAGCCCTCCTCGGGAACAGGGAGAGCCGAGGCCGCAGGAGCGAGCAGCAGCCCCCAGGTGCGGGCGAGAGTGCGCCCCCGCGGGACACTGCGTACCCTCGTCCGCATCCCGGGGCTGCCACGGCTGTGCCTGGTCGCCGCCCTGCTCGGTGTGGTCACCGTGAGCGACTCGTTCCTCTATCTCCTGCTCCAGCGACGCCTGGACCTGCCCGCTCCGTACTTCCCGCTGCTGCCCGTCGGCACCGCCGCCGGATTCCTGCTGCTGGCCGTCCCGCTGGGCCGGCTGGCCGACCGCATCGGCCGTCGGCAGGTCTTCCTCGCCGGGCACGCGGTACTGCTCGTCGTGTACGTGCTGGTGCTGGCTCCCTGGGGCGGTGGCCCGGCGGCGGCCCTGTGCGCACTCCTCCTGCTCGGTGCGTTCTACGCGGCTACGGACGGGGTGCTGATGGCCGCGGCGGGCCCGCTGCTGCCCCCGCGTCTCAAGGCCGGTGGACTGGCCCTGGTACAGACGGCACAGGCCCTGGCCCGTCTCACCGGTTCGCTGCTCTTCGGAGCGGCCTGGATGTCTTTCGGGCCGGAGGGAGCCATGACCACGGCCGCTGTCGCTCTGATCGTCGCCGTGCCCGTGGCCGCAGCCTTCCACCGAAGGAGTCGCGCATGA
- a CDS encoding TolB-like translocation protein, which produces MNLRSRLLVLVLATAVLAAIAVVATLRAADRAAEREHARPGDPVARAGAVTLGQPGRLLFRNLAWGPQRDHVSSVPLTAPAGPRTSAPRDCLRFHAAAGTGICLRATGGVVPGHEAVLLDGQLRPVRAFPVPGMPTRARVSPSGRLAAWTVFVSGDSYAGGAFSTRTALYDTRTGTLRPDLEKFTVLKDGRRHRAVDHNFWGVTFAADDNRFYATLATGGRTYLVAGDLARRTLRILRENVECPSLSPDGTRVAFKKRVPGAPAATPWRLHVLDLRTGQERALAERRSVDDQALWLDGHTLLYALPGDFGADLWSVPAAGGGSPRMIVKSGTSPAVTA; this is translated from the coding sequence ATGAACCTCCGCAGCCGACTGCTCGTCCTCGTCCTCGCCACGGCGGTCCTTGCCGCGATCGCCGTCGTCGCCACCCTGCGTGCCGCCGACCGTGCCGCGGAGCGCGAGCACGCCAGGCCCGGCGATCCGGTCGCCCGAGCCGGTGCGGTGACGCTGGGTCAGCCCGGCAGACTGCTCTTCCGCAACCTCGCCTGGGGTCCGCAGCGCGATCATGTCTCCTCCGTCCCGCTGACCGCCCCGGCCGGGCCCCGCACCTCCGCGCCCCGCGACTGCCTGCGCTTTCATGCCGCCGCCGGTACGGGCATCTGCCTCCGCGCCACCGGCGGGGTGGTCCCCGGCCATGAAGCCGTGCTGCTGGACGGACAATTACGCCCCGTCCGTGCGTTCCCGGTACCCGGCATGCCCACCCGCGCCCGGGTCTCACCCAGCGGGCGGCTGGCCGCGTGGACGGTCTTCGTCAGCGGCGACTCGTACGCCGGCGGCGCGTTCTCCACCCGTACCGCGCTCTACGACACCCGCACCGGCACTCTCCGGCCCGATCTGGAAAAATTCACGGTGCTCAAGGACGGACGCCGGCACCGGGCCGTCGACCACAACTTCTGGGGCGTCACGTTCGCCGCCGACGACAACCGCTTCTACGCGACTCTCGCCACCGGCGGACGTACGTATCTCGTCGCGGGCGACCTGGCCCGGCGTACGCTGCGGATCCTTCGCGAGAATGTCGAGTGCCCCTCCCTCTCCCCGGACGGCACCCGCGTCGCCTTCAAGAAGCGTGTCCCCGGCGCCCCCGCAGCCACCCCCTGGCGGCTGCACGTCCTGGACCTGCGCACCGGGCAGGAGAGGGCACTCGCCGAGCGGAGAAGCGTCGACGACCAGGCCCTGTGGCTGGACGGCCACACTCTCCTCTACGCGCTGCCCGGCGACTTCGGCGCCGACCTCTGGTCGGTCCCGGCAGCAGGTGGCGGCTCACCCCGGATGATCGTGAAGTCCGGCACGTCTCCCGCCGTGACCGCCTGA
- a CDS encoding MurR/RpiR family transcriptional regulator, translated as MPSGQQARAQASAITPGAQSPEAEAAPTDRVLALFGGHRLSPGQRRIAQYMVDHLTEAAFLSITDLAERVGVSQPSVTRFASSLGFSGFPALREALQPIALSAVAASPDTREEIRRNELQAAVDAEIENLESLRRLLADPNQVLDVGRELARSTPLTILGLRISVSLAEYFAYAARRIHPDVRLVTRGGSVAYDALLQSREAGGTWVLAFAMPRHANETLAAMRAARRTGLRVALITDLTLGPLVDEADVALTAGTGSRLVFDSYAAPGVMSAAVLQAMADADPGRTQGRLEGYEQVAEQHDFFLED; from the coding sequence GTGCCATCAGGGCAGCAGGCACGCGCACAGGCGTCTGCGATCACCCCGGGAGCGCAGTCTCCGGAAGCAGAGGCGGCTCCCACGGACAGGGTTCTCGCGCTGTTCGGCGGTCACCGGCTGTCCCCCGGGCAGCGGCGGATCGCCCAGTACATGGTCGATCACCTCACCGAGGCCGCGTTCTTGTCGATCACGGATCTCGCGGAACGCGTCGGGGTGAGCCAGCCGTCGGTGACCCGCTTCGCCTCCTCCCTGGGTTTCAGCGGGTTCCCCGCTCTGCGGGAGGCCCTGCAGCCCATCGCGCTGAGCGCGGTTGCCGCCTCCCCGGACACCCGGGAGGAAATCCGCCGCAATGAGCTGCAGGCAGCCGTCGACGCCGAGATCGAGAATCTGGAGAGCCTGCGCCGCCTTCTCGCCGACCCCAATCAGGTGCTCGACGTCGGGCGTGAGCTGGCCAGGTCGACACCCCTGACGATTCTGGGACTGCGGATCTCCGTCTCGCTGGCGGAGTACTTCGCCTACGCCGCCAGACGGATCCACCCCGACGTGCGCCTGGTGACCCGCGGAGGCAGCGTCGCCTATGACGCCCTGCTCCAGTCGCGGGAGGCAGGCGGCACGTGGGTGCTGGCGTTCGCGATGCCGCGGCATGCCAACGAGACGCTGGCAGCAATGCGGGCCGCCCGCAGGACGGGGCTGCGCGTCGCCCTGATCACCGACCTGACACTCGGGCCGCTGGTGGACGAAGCCGATGTGGCACTCACCGCCGGCACCGGATCGCGTCTCGTCTTCGACTCCTATGCGGCACCCGGGGTCATGTCCGCAGCCGTCCTCCAGGCCATGGCCGATGCCGATCCGGGGCGTACCCAGGGCCGGCTGGAGGGGTACGAGCAGGTCGCGGAGCAGCACGACTTCTTCCTCGAGGACTGA
- a CDS encoding DUF6296 family protein produces MDYPERYELVFQASAVEDDVVVVHRTERAGAGGYPIYEDETGIVRAEISDRGEVRMLASGGHQTHGTPLTARELSR; encoded by the coding sequence ATGGATTACCCAGAACGCTACGAGCTGGTATTTCAGGCGTCCGCCGTGGAGGACGACGTCGTGGTCGTCCATCGCACCGAGAGGGCGGGAGCGGGCGGCTATCCGATTTACGAGGACGAGACCGGAATCGTGCGCGCGGAGATCAGCGACCGGGGAGAGGTCCGCATGCTGGCCAGTGGGGGACACCAGACACATGGGACGCCGCTGACGGCGCGGGAGCTCAGTCGCTGA
- a CDS encoding YoaK family protein, whose protein sequence is METKPWPDLTSVMAALTLTTGMVEAVSFLALGPVFTAMQTGNVLLLGFGLAGEGVVSTVAPSLSLAAFVLGALIGARLESVTEARGLRWFVLALLMESALLAGAGFTAWGLGRADGSPSARHIAAAAVVALAMGMRNVTAMRAHVPDMPTTLTTRTLAALASGSSLGHDTALGYGSRGASARRSAGVLAMFAGGTLGAWLLHLQWSPTAVLLLAAALVLAMATASSTAPRRTPPLAK, encoded by the coding sequence GTGGAGACGAAGCCATGGCCCGACCTGACCTCGGTCATGGCGGCGCTGACGCTGACGACGGGCATGGTCGAAGCCGTCAGTTTTCTCGCCCTGGGGCCCGTGTTCACCGCGATGCAGACGGGCAATGTGCTCTTGCTCGGATTCGGGCTCGCGGGTGAGGGCGTGGTGTCCACCGTGGCCCCGTCCCTGTCACTCGCCGCATTCGTCCTCGGCGCTCTCATCGGCGCCCGGCTGGAGTCGGTGACGGAAGCCCGCGGGCTCCGGTGGTTCGTTCTCGCGCTGCTCATGGAGTCGGCCCTGCTTGCCGGGGCCGGCTTCACGGCGTGGGGGCTCGGACGGGCCGACGGTTCGCCCTCCGCCCGGCACATCGCCGCGGCCGCCGTGGTGGCGCTCGCCATGGGCATGCGCAACGTGACCGCGATGCGCGCTCATGTGCCGGACATGCCCACCACACTGACCACCCGGACCCTCGCGGCGCTCGCCAGCGGCTCGTCCCTCGGGCATGACACGGCACTGGGCTACGGCAGCCGGGGCGCATCGGCCCGCCGGAGCGCCGGGGTCCTGGCGATGTTCGCGGGCGGCACCCTGGGGGCGTGGCTGCTCCACCTGCAGTGGTCACCGACGGCGGTACTGCTCCTGGCGGCTGCCCTCGTCCTCGCCATGGCAACCGCATCCTCCACTGCCCCACGGCGCACCCCGCCACTTGCCAAGTGA